AAGGCTATAATTATATTTTTTGGCCAGAGTTACACTCTTATTTACGAAAAGCAATGCTTAGttaatcatatttttttaataaaaaaaataggttaGTATAATCCATAAGGTTATCGTTTTAAGTTATAGTGTTGGGTAAATAGTTATAGGGGTGTTTGGTTAGAACAGATTCGAGGGGGAAATAGATTTTTGAGGTGAATAAGTTATAGTTTTTGAGTGAACAATTATGAATTTTCTTATTAATAGTTAGGTACATAAGTAATGCCAGTGGTTTTATAATTACAAAACTAATTATGAAGTACTTCTTCCATTCTAATTTACATGATACAATTGGGTTTTGGACACTATCCACATTAGttcctttgacttccttttgtcattatacttaagaaaaaacatagtcgattcgtcttaataaatattttttaactatcaactttttataattttttcttatccataattgatGATATTAaagtttgaaatcgtgcattgacaaaagtgactaaataattgtgtcatttaagtAAGAACATATGAAATATAATACTACCTTtgttttataaaacatttacggttattatttgcacaaatattaagataaaagtaGAAAAGTGAGTTTAATATACTACTCCGTTcctaaaagattgccccatAGGAAAAAAGTATTTTATTAAGAATTGAgtacaataataaaaaaaacaaatgggtAGGTAACTATTTCTTTTACATTAAATTATAGTGTTTGAGGAGAGACATGTGCAGATCACAAACTAAATAAGGTACTCCTATGAGACAAACAAATAGGAACATCCAATTATGGTATACTCCCgccgtattttattaggagtcacatTTACCATTTTCGGCCGTgttttattaggagtcacacttttatttttagttattTTTCCATCCCACCATCTAAGAAAGAATACGTGACTCCATTTTTAGTTATGAAGTACTAATTTAAAACCATTTTTTAAGAAAGAGTAGTAATCCTTAACCCTTCGAGTTTCAAACTTaattttttaagtatttcaacTCAAGAATCAAGGTGGAGAGTTTTCAAGCAAAcaaagtgaaaggaatttattaCAAAGACAAAAAATGAGAAGAAAAAAATTGGGACAAAATTAGATTTGAAGTTTGATGATACGGAGTAAAGGAGGAAGGGCGCAAGGCAGCCAGCAAGCAAGGTAGCGCGTATGACATCTAAACAAGTCCTTTTCTCACAACACACCAAAAATATGGTCATATTCAAATTCAACGAGATTATATGCCAttttattcgacttattttgtcaaaaattattttatttgaattaatttatctgaacttattatctgaaaaaaaaatatagtcatttttaaattcaataaaattagatattgttctattcgacttatttagTTTAAACTtatattttatgaatttatcttatttgacttaacttatttgaacttatttatcTGAAACTTTTTATTCATCTGAACTAAACTTATTTGTATGCGAAaatatctaaaataaaatttattttttctgaatttatcttaTCCAAATTTATCGTTTTTTTCACCTGACTGTCGAATAGAATAAGGCTTTAGTCAAAATCACATGACTTCACCATTCCATACCAagagttttttttattaaaagtatacggagtaaaatttatttaatattatttttaatcaaTCAATTCCTCATAACCACTTTACATGGTTGGAAATTAGCTGTCATTTATCCACAAAATTCCCTTTtctcttccttttcttttttcttaatttttgttttttaactTACTATAAAAGCTACTCCCACTAAACCCAAAACCTTCCCAATTTTTCTTTCTTCCTATAAAtctcatcaaaaaaaaaatctcaaaaacccaatttttttaactaattaaatttatcaaattactcataattttacttattttctcccattttaattaatttgggtGGAACCCAGAAATCTAAAACttggaaaaaaaaactcaaaagttagtTTATTTTGGGCAATAAATTCCGAAGAGTTAACTGAAAAAAGGTTTCGAACTTTAATTTGTAGGCTTGAGTTATTGCTACAACTTTGTAGCTCACCTAATTCTTTTGGTTTATTTGGCGGTTTTTATGCCCTGTTTTTAAAGAAGAAATTGAGAGCAAATTCAAGAAACTCAAACAGAAGTTTTTGAAATGCAGACTCTGGTTTTCTCTGTAAGTTCTTTTCTTTTAATCATCTATCTCGCTATTATTATGTTTCGAGCCTCGATTTCTTTATTATGGTTTATGTGAGTTAATAAGGGTATTGGATATTCGTCTCATGCATATTAATGAAGTACTACATgttccttttttttcctttgtaattaattaatggaaaatttctgaattaattaataataataaaatgaaaatgaaaatgaaaatgaaaatgaaaatgaaaatgagtTTGGTTTTTTACTTTTATGTACTTGTAATATATTTGCTATGATGTCCGAGATCATATCTGCATGACAAGTGAATCTTTTCTTACACATGTGATCGAATTCCTGTTTTTTCGGGATCAATACTCAATAGTCACATATTCTAATCTAATCGGTACGAGTATTATTCTGAATTGAACATCACTATTACTCCCtctttatttatttaagagatatactTGGCCGAATAcgcgtattaagaaaaagaattgaatgaaataaagtaataaaataattgtggttgagtagatattttaataagaaaaacaagtggggaccatgtcattttagggagtggagGTGGGAGTgaggtgtagatatattatttaattagatggttgggttgataagttactaaaaatggcaaatgtatctcttaaataaatacggtcgaaaaatacaagtgtatcccttaaataaatacagagaaAGTATTTTCGTACCTAAATAatggttttggatcctctagagttctaaaataactcgtagagtttgagcatatcaaccattgaatgaaaaatcaatggttcatatattattttttttaaatttcccTTATATTTTCTCATCAAcatgagccattgattttaaaatgtatggtttagatacaactctaccttgtagagttttattaaaactctagaggatccggactcCTAAATAATAAGTCGCATTTGATTGAAGATCGTTTTAAGGAAATgaattaaaacttaaaagacATGAAAATGGTTTATAATTGAGCTTTGAAGCATGCATGTAATTATTTATGGGAGTATAGTTAATAGTATGAACTTGTGTGTAAGGAGAATAGTACTCGCAGCGATAATTATTACCCTACTTTTTTCCACATTCATTCTTTGACCATTGTTGCCCATCAATATGCCAAAACAGTCATCAAATTGTGGGACCCACTAATTTGGTGATGTTTTTGGATTACATTCATCTTAGGAAACTGTTAGGATAGGTGGTCTGGTGTAGATCCTCTAACAATATGCACTTGTAGTTGTGATTGCACTTGGAGTTattgatatttttgttttttgggaCTTATTGGCGGAAAACTTTTTCAATGATAAATGATTTCCCATTGAATAcatttttcaaggaaaaacaaaattccaaaataattctcctttgtttggtaacttTGGTTACTTACAAACAAATTtatagaaaaaaatgaaaacaagAGTGGATGGGTGAGGATTCATGGGAATGGAGAAGTTGAGGTAAAAGATGCAAAGTTAAAAAAGGTGATTTCCGCCCTTTAGAGAGTTGTTGGAAATTGTTTTACACCACTTGTCATAACAAACAACATAcaaacgtaaaatgattgaaaaggaaaaATTATCTTCCaagaaaacgttttacaccaaaccaaacaatCCCTTGAAAGCACAACCCAAGCAAGGTGGGACGGCGAGGTGGGAATCATCGGTAGTGATTGAGGTAGATGACCGAATTCGTAATTTCATTGATTTGGTACTACTCACCAGAGACAGAGTTGGTGCTCTTATAACCTTAGTTTTCttgtgatgataaaggtcgcaagttgcgacaacatttagttgtcgcaatcttacgtgtcagagtttaattggtacatatatgcGCCACTTAGGTTATGAGTcctcataatatttttactatcaatgcaatatttttactatgaaaatatgtaaataaggtagtcgatataaagaaggaaataaattagaatattaagattttcctactttttttgaaacatgtataatatgatatttaagttaaatattttagtttccaatttaaatcatgacacataatcaTGCCatatcatcattgtgacacagcttaaaggtcgcatgttgcgacctttatcattttcgctcTTTTAATATACATGCATGACTATAATAAACCCATTTAACAGTGAACTGAAATTCCTTGCTATAATTTTGTTTTTCAGCACATTATAGTAGTGAGTTTGAGTTTGTTATCTGCATACTTTAGGTTTCATTGATTGTTCTTGGAAGTTTCTGATAGGTCCTTGATGGGAGGTTTTAGTGGTCCTGAACTCGAACTAGAACTAAACAAGAGTATATAGCCAATAACAGCTGATTCATAATTTTATCCAATTAGCATATCTTATAGGACATCAATGTAGTAGTTTTGAGCACGGATTAGGACAATCAAGTACGTAAACAAATGttcttgtttttttaaaaatatggtTGAGACGCGTTTATTGTCGTTTGCATAGTCATGATGGATATCTACAACTTAATTAATTGTCTGCTTTTATGTGTTAATATTGTAAAGAATTAGTTGAGGTTTGTCTTGAATACTAACCGCAAAAGAGGAAATGTGTTTGGTTGATTTTGTGTCCCTGCTTACTAATTGTTATCATTGTCGATATATGAGTCCATACAATTAATATTCTTTGTATGTATTAGGATTTGTTAATCCACAGTAATCAATATATCATTAGGTGGTGTCAGCAAATTTGCTGAAGTTGATCTTTGACTAGATTGCTTTGTTCCTAGTTCATTGTATATTAATATATAATATGAGCCACTGTATTATTATATGTATCGGTTAGCATGGTTTTGTCATAATGGATTATCATGACTCGTGTGAAGACATTTTGCAAATAAAAATATGCAAGTAAGAATGGCTGCATTCTGCCTAAAACGATTCCTATgtcatttttgttttttaaatagGCAATTGTACGTTTTACTTCTGAGATGCTGTTCTGGGTCGTGAATTTTGTGGATGTTCTATATATTCGATGTTTGTAAACATGGAATGCTTGCAGTTTGAGCATACGAGATCTCGTGATCACTTGATTACGGATAACATGGTAGATTGGTAGTAGTTGTAGCCTGTTAAATGAactctcttaaaaaaataatcCCTATGTGTGTTGATTTAATCAATCCCGTGGTATATTATTCTGCTTTGCTCTTGATTCTACATATGGCATGCTTGGTTAATGTGCTCCTTCAAGTAGTTATTTAATATATAGCTGAACTAACTTGTGTTACGCGTAATCTAGgaagttaattaaaatatggAGAATGCTGAAAATTTCTTAGATACAGTCCTGATTGTTTATTTGGAGTATTTGTGTGATGAAGCATGCATGACTTGGTCCATGTACTCTGATCACTCATAATCACATTAAAAAATGTATGTTTGAGTTGAGGTAGTGATTTTGCTTCTTTCCGAATTCCGATGAATAAGTTTTGAGTACCTTTTGTTATTCTGCCTTTTCTTATTGGAGCTACCTATGGTTTCTGGACTAGGTATCATATATGCATATATTGAGTATTACTCCATTTGTTATTGAATTTTTCGAATAAGGATTTATTAGTAATTGCATTGGTATACAACGTCAACTAATAATTTATATTTGTATTTTAGAGTGTGAATTTTCATTGAATTGGTATTTTAAAGTGACAGATACGGAGTAGTTTATTACTCCGTAACATGTTGTGGCAAGTAAATAAATGTTTACAATGCGATATATGCCTGTTTATCCGCGTACTTCTGTTGTACTGATTAATGTCATTATTGTATATGCTTGTGCTAGGAGAGTTTAGAGCAGTGAAATGACCGAACTTAAAAGAACTGTTAGGCCTATTGATCAGGACAATTTCACATCAATTGAAGCCAAGCGACAAAAGGTTGATCTATcaatgtctagcaaggtttgtTCTTGATGTTCATATTCACACACTTTCTCATGTGTTTAATTTTGACAATTATGCTATAGAACCTATataatgtttttaatttttcCTGCATTTAGTGTTTTTGGGTTAGCTTTGGTGGGCTGTGGAGGGAAAACTGGTTAGCTTAATTATGTAGCATTTAAAAAATGATTTATTGATGCaggaaagaaaagagaaactTGGTGAAAAGATAACAACACTTCAACAGCTTGTTTCCCCGTATGGCAAGGTATGGGCACCATGTTGGTGTTCCTTCTTTTTTGGGGCCGGGAGGCGGTGGAGAGCATTTGTATGTAAGAGTTGTTGTAGTAAGAatgttttttctaatttttcttATATTTTCTGTGTAAATTTGTGATGCAGACTGATACAGCTTCTGTCCTGTTTGAGGCGATGGAATACATCAGATTCCTGCATGAGCAAGTGAAGGTATGCCATTCTTCTCTGTTCTGTAAGGTGTTTATGATGATATTATGTTCCTGATTAAGAAATCAAGATCAGTCATTTCTGTTTTTTTAGTTGGGTACACCTTTTTCTTCTGTTTTACAACTCAAGAGATCATGCTATTTTGTTCCTGATTAAGAAAGGAATACAATATACTAGTTTTTTTAATAGTTTTTATATTTGTaagttgtaacttgtaagatGGGTTGAGTCAACTTATCTATCACTAACATTGCCTTAAGGCGTTGGGGAATTGATCTTAATTTTGTTGGAGTACATGAGTCATGATAAGatgtccatttccgatggagcctaagattcatttgttcttttggttgtggatgtaatggactaaaccAAAATGGCTCtaaaaacctcttcgcttcctttccatgaagtagaagatggtcgtcccattatcgcttttgggtcaattgaaaacaacctctctgcaattccaggggtaaggttgtgtacgtccgaccccccttaccccgcttcttgcgggagcctctttgaggcaatggggtaatgataatgaatgaatGAACATGAGTCATGATAACCCCTTCTCTGAGTTGGTGGAAATAATATTAATACCTCTATTACTCAGGAAAACCGCAAATGTCAAATGTATGTTGGATATATAAGTATAATACTTTTACTATTGAGGTTGTAATCTCGTTTCCTATCGTGGTTATGATTTAATCATCCGTCAAAATTACATCACTAAACATACAACTCTACGttgaaattttgtttgatttgtatGAGAATGTTTTGTTTAATGGAGCAACATTTCGGAGAAAGCTCTTGTTGTCAACTACATGAACTTTCCCACATATTATTGATTCATGCTCCTCTGACATAAGGTTATGTTGGTACTTGTAGGTTTTGAGTGCTCCATACCTCCACAATACACCAGTAACTAATATAGAGGTGAGTACCCATGTAAATGTTTActcatattatttaattatttatactgGTGAATTCTTTTTCTGGGGTATATTATTGTCATCCTCCACAAGTAGAGTAGAGTAGAGTAGAGTAGAGTAGAGTAGAGTAGAGTGAGTTCTATCATAGGCATATATTATGTATGCAGTTGGAAGAGGATATTAGCTTTTCTTCTCTGGCTCGGCTCATACATCTGGTTTTGTTGTGTTTGCTGATATACAACTAGAAAAGTGTTATTTTCtgggaaaaaaatcaaaatttgacATACAGTTTATCTGATCTGATATGTTTCAGAACCAAACAGAATTGTTTTTCTGGTCGAGTGAGAGCTGAGTATGAGAATTGAGAACTAGTTTGGTGGTTAAGACAGTATACTATTTTGATGAATTTCAAGTCTTGAGTGAATAATAATATTGTTGAAAGTTGCTAGTCATTATTGAATGAATATTAACATCTCAAACTTTTGACTATGTGTAGTTACTCGGGTACCTGCTTGTTGACTTCCTTGGcatataatttaatttaaaagtggGGTACTTGACATAGAATTCTAGTTTGTCCTGTTACCGGATGCTTAAAGTGAATACTGAATACTGAATACTGAATACTGAATACTGAATACTGAATACTGATTGGTAGATTCTGTATTGATATTTTGAGTTTCAGGAAGCAGTACATTATAACTTAAGAAGCAAAGGATTGTGTCTTGTACCAATAGAGTGTACTGCTGGATTGGCTGGTAGCAATGGTGCAGATATTTGGGCACCCATTAAAACCGGATCCCCAAGATTCTAGTATCCACAAATATACGTGCTGTTTAACGACCAATTACTACCCCTACTTGCAATGCTAATCATCTTTCagaattcagattatataatgCAACGGCTCGGAAACTAAACGTTTTGCAGCTTTAGTTCTCGCCCGATTCACGCTCTCCAGCTTCTTTTTTTACTGTACAACAGTCCTGGACCAAAGTGGAGAAGCAACACTTGCGGCCTCGTAATCTTTTATGTTACTAGGTTAATGTAATGGGATTATTGTAAGAATTCTATATAAAAAGGTTTGTTGATGGCCTGATATAACCTGTGCAGATGAATTGGAAAACCTTTGGGATTTCACTTAAAATACCCGGTTAAAGGTTTCACCTTGAATAATAAATATACGGAACATAATTATGGTTTATGTTAGTGCTTCTATATTCTGATATAGTAATTCAATTAACATAAAAGTGGAATTAATCAAGTGTGCTTGTATATTGTTGTGGTATATTAGGTGGATGTTTACTACTCCGTAGTTTAGTTTCTTCAAGTCAAGTCTTGGGGCCGGTCTTACCTTTGAGATCAAATCCCTTTTATATGATTTGGCCTTTGACGCTATCTCTACTACTTAGAGATGGTTAATGAAGATGTGTCCCTAATGTGTGACCGAGAAACAGTATGTTGTTTCTTGGGCTGCGTTTGCTACTCAGCGGTTTGAGCTAAAACTAGAGGATTCAGCCAAGTTAGAGGATTTGACCATTGAAATCCGCTGATTGCATCTGTTTGGTAAGTAGCGTTTTTGGTTAGTTGATTCGCCCAAATCCCCTAAATTGGAGACGCTGCTCATCCCAGCGTTTAGCAAATAGAGGTTTCAATATATGCCCAACACTAAAAAAACCGCCCAATTTCCCATTTCCCTCAAGGAAATACCAGTTAATTTCCCTAAAAAAATATGCAAAATTGATTTCTCTtaaaaaacacacatatcagattAATTTCCCTAAATAAGACGAGTACCAAATTTCTCATTGTCAGGCATCTCCAATTCCCACACGGAATGGGAAAAACTCAGTATAAAAATTATTACAATTAAAAATGATAACTCAAATGATTAGATAAATTGAGGGGGAAAAAAGTAACCAGCGTAATATTGCTTCATCTACCTCAGCTCTATGTTGCATGTTGATTCAATTCATGATCGGTCATATGGAGGAGGACCAGGATGACAATGGCAGATAGTACTAGGGTTAAAAATGACGATACAATGTAGTGCTAACAAAGTGGTCGTAGAAAGTGATTGTCTGCAAGTCGTTAATTTGGTGAACGGGAAGCAAGAAGATGGCTCATATTTGGGTATGATTATTAGAGAAATACGAATTATTAGTAGTTATTTTGATTCTATTTTGTTTGCTCATGTTTTTAGAGAAGCCAATTTAGTGGCTCATACTATGGCTCATCTTAGCCCACTCGAGTTCACTACACGAGTGTGGATAGGAGGTTGTCCAAGTATCGTAGAGGATGTCTTAGCAGCTGatttttgtttaattaataataGAAACTAACGGCCAAAGCcgttttccctcaaaaaaaaaaaaaaggatgacAATGGCAGATGGAGGAACTAAAGAGCTAAAAGGAACTTTTTGAAGAAAATgagaaaacaaataaacaataaaagGGGGTCTGGTAGTTTGTGTGAAGAGTGAACTTGACTAGGAATATGGGCTTAGGAATGAGGGtatcatttttttaattttccttTTTGCATTATTAATTTGTAATAATAGTGATATTAATGTTCCAAAAAAATTGGTGTATGTGTCTCGTAGAGGCTGTGCATCAATGCATGTGGATCTTaaggatttatttttatttatttgttaagaTTTATAGTATTTTCACATCTTATTAAGAGGAAAATGTTAAACAAATAAGAAACTAATATACAAGTATATTAGTATATGTATTTATACCATTTTgtaaattcaaataaaaaaattattcttattcaTGAAAAATACATAATGTCCTTATTAGTCATTTTACACAATCAAACAGCTATTGCAATCCgttatttaccaaacacttttatgTAATCAGCTAATACAATCAGTTAGTCAAACAAGCTAATACGAAACCGCTAGTCAAATCAGTTAATATAATCCGCTACAACATGAAACACCTAGTCGAGTGGATTCAGACGTCGTCTCCTCACCGACAGGTGAAGAGGAGACGACGGGTAGTGACGAGAGTGAGACAAGGAagtgtgtggaggatacggagttaggaagggggaagcgtgcgaagtttccgtaaccttcgtcgacacatacgacgcgcttcccccttcctaactccgtatcctccCCACACTGCCAAGTGTCACTCTCATCACTACCCGTCGTCTCATCGACACATGTCGTTGGTGAGACGACGTTTGATTCCACTCGACTGGGTGTATCATGTTGTTGCTCCTCCCTCACAAGCGACGACACCCCTTCGTCGACTGGGTGTTTTGTATCGACCGATGGCAGGTCTGAcgtgtgagttgaagtggttgaaacaactactacgcgacttgggggtgacacacgaccaaggcatgaggatgtattgcgacagtcagtctgcgttgcatattgcacagaatccggtgttccatgaaaggacaaaacacatcgagtcagattgtcattttattcgagatgcaatcaaggaagggatcatcagtccgtcgtacgtgtcgacgaaggttcagttagcagatattttcaccaaagcgttggggaaagcgcaatttgagttttttccgaacaagatgggcattcgagatctacatgctccaccttgaggggggatgttaagatattagatattattctgtgaatattctgtagagtcctaactatggtatgctacctaatgtgtacctagggtttaggtaactaagttgtactatatatacgtgtgtgattaatgagaatgatacgagattacatAATATTTGACAAAATACCATTGATAATTTGGCAGTATATTTGGTACTCTATAAATTAGAATATGTTATCATCATGTAATACAAATATGCACTATACTTTTAATCCTAGAAATTTGGTTGAATATATACCTCAAGAGGTGATGAAGGGTAAATCCTTAAAAGTGTACCAAATGTATATCCATCCTtaagtatatttttgtttttgttagaGAGTATCTCATTCAGTAATGTAGAGCCTACTAGACTCCAACTAATTCAGATGTGCGTTTAGCCGAGCCTCAAACTTCCCTAAGAAATGTTGTTGTGTCTTCAATCTCGTACACAAGATTTTTGGTAAAAATTTGAACAACTCCCATACCTTCTGATCCGAACACTTCTCGAACCGTGAGTATGATTATCCAATTCTCTAGATTGAGTTAACTTAAAAGTAGATAATAAGTTAGGAAAGTATTGTTGTTGATGAGGAGGACCTTGCAACTACTTGGAAAGTGTCAATAAGTCAAGGTTTTGCTGGTTTCAAGTACACATCTATGTTTGGTTCCTTCACTTTGCCGTTACaacaaaacaatcttattaAGTCATGCTATTTTTATTTTCCAGCATTTCTGTATTTGAtaattatctatttttatttaatgttAACTGAAAATTCTAATCACTGATTGAATTAATTGACTTTCTTCTTGTTACTATCACGTTTGAGTCCTAATTATGACAACTTAATTggccccttttttttttttggtgcgaatgagtcaTGTGGGCATTACAAGCTACAAATGTGAATGAAGGAATCGAACATGTGAGTGTGTAACTTATCGTACACATTATCTCAATCTTTGCCGGTAGGCCAAAACTTCATTCGAAAAGAATTACCAGTACTAGTGCAGCAGTGCATTAGGTTAACATAATTGGTGAAACAATACCATAAATTCATTTTTTAAGCAATACAACAATCGTACGCTGTTGCTAGTTAGGCTCAAAGCAACGATCGCACAAAAAAAGTCGACATCTTACCCGTGAGAAATACTAGCTATTTTAGCTTTATCTTTTGAGTTCAACTAACTCAGTGGGTAAAGTCTTTAAAAGATGGTACTTCGTATTCAATACAATGATTAAATCCCGTCTAAATACCATTTAACGACTTGTCCTTTGTGACTCTCTCTacgcccaacaacaacaacaacagcaaaaaTCTGAAGGTTTACCGATGTAAATAATAACCGCATACCGCTATGATGCTAGCATATTAGATTTGGGATCAAATCTCAGTTTGTTGTTTTTATGGCTTCTTGTAGACAACATCCATGCAAGAAACACAATAATCAACAAaatcaaatttaaaatttttgcaaGCCCTTTGTTTAGGGGAAAATTGTTCATAAATAAGAACAAATATTAATCTAATCCTTAGGGCCGGGGCCAAATTGCATGATCAAACCGTTTACATTTTCACTAAACATCCAAGATTTACATGTGAAAtctcttgaaaaaaaaaaaaaacaaatcaacCCAATTTAATTATGAAcctcataaaaaaaaatgaagaaaaaagaACTAGGAAGATTTCTTAGAATGGCAAAAGTCAAAACAGTTTTCATCCATCCTCTCCAACACAAAATGAGCAAGCATCCCATTATTTTCAACCAAATTTTCCTTACACAAAAACTCCTCACTTGAAACCCTTTGAGGATCCAAGTTATAatcatgcacaaaaatatgtgTCTTCCCACTC
This genomic stretch from Spinacia oleracea cultivar Varoflay chromosome 3, BTI_SOV_V1, whole genome shotgun sequence harbors:
- the LOC110785413 gene encoding transcription factor bHLH153 isoform X3; protein product: MQTLVFSSSEMTELKRTVRPIDQDNFTSIEAKRQKVDLSMSSKERKEKLGEKITTLQQLVSPYGKTDTASVLFEAMEYIRFLHEQVKVLSAPYLHNTPVTNIEFQEAVHYNLRSKGLCLVPIECTAGLAGSNGADIWAPIKTGSPRF
- the LOC110785413 gene encoding transcription factor bHLH153 isoform X4, with product MQTLVFSSSEMTELKRTVRPIDQDNFTSIEAKRQKVDLSMSSKERKEKLGEKITTLQQLVSPYGKTDTASVLFEAMEYIRFLHEQVKVLSAPYLHNTPVTNIEEAVHYNLRSKGLCLVPIECTAGLAGSNGADIWAPIKTGSPRF
- the LOC110785413 gene encoding transcription factor bHLH153 isoform X2; protein product: MIEKEKLSSKKTFYTKPNNPLKAQPKQGGTARWESSVVIESSEMTELKRTVRPIDQDNFTSIEAKRQKVDLSMSSKERKEKLGEKITTLQQLVSPYGKTDTASVLFEAMEYIRFLHEQVKVLSAPYLHNTPVTNIEEAVHYNLRSKGLCLVPIECTAGLAGSNGADIWAPIKTGSPRF
- the LOC110785413 gene encoding transcription factor bHLH153 isoform X1, translated to MIEKEKLSSKKTFYTKPNNPLKAQPKQGGTARWESSVVIESSEMTELKRTVRPIDQDNFTSIEAKRQKVDLSMSSKERKEKLGEKITTLQQLVSPYGKTDTASVLFEAMEYIRFLHEQVKVLSAPYLHNTPVTNIEFQEAVHYNLRSKGLCLVPIECTAGLAGSNGADIWAPIKTGSPRF
- the LOC110785413 gene encoding transcription factor bHLH153 isoform X5, which produces MTELKRTVRPIDQDNFTSIEAKRQKVDLSMSSKERKEKLGEKITTLQQLVSPYGKTDTASVLFEAMEYIRFLHEQVKVLSAPYLHNTPVTNIEFQEAVHYNLRSKGLCLVPIECTAGLAGSNGADIWAPIKTGSPRF